Proteins from one Lachnospiraceae bacterium KGMB03038 genomic window:
- a CDS encoding type IV secretory system conjugative DNA transfer family protein produces the protein MKQINYKKLILPNIPYVFFVYLFDKVGQAVRLAPGADISAKILNITQGFSAAFENALPSVYPLDLLVGIVGAVIIRLIVYVKGKNAKKYRKGAEYGSARWGNAEDIKPYIDPDFQNNIILTQTERLTMNSRPKQPKYARNKNVVVIGGSGSGKTRFFVKPNLMQLHSSYVLTDPKGTVLIECGKLLQRAGYRIKVLNTINFKKSMHYNPFVYIRSEKDILKLVNTLIANTKGEGEKSAEDFWVKAERLLYCALVGYIWYEAPAEEMNFITLLELINASEAREDDEEYQSPVDLLFADLEERDPDHFAVKQYRKYKLAAGKTAKSILISCGARLAPFDIKELRDLMSYDELELDTLGDRKTALFLIMSDTDSTFNFVIAMLQSQLFNLLCDKADDEYGGKLPVHVRCLLDEFANIGQIPQFEKLIATIRSREISASIILQSQSQLKAIYKDAAEIILDNADSTLFLGGRGKNAKDISENLGRETIDSFNTSENRGTQVSHGLNYQKLGKELMTQDEIAVMDGGKCILQLRGVRPFFSDKYDITQHPNYKYLSDFDKKNAFDVERYMSTRPAIVKPDEPFDIYEIDLSDEDAAAE, from the coding sequence ATGAAGCAGATCAACTACAAAAAGCTGATACTTCCGAATATCCCCTATGTGTTCTTTGTCTATCTCTTTGATAAAGTCGGACAGGCGGTGCGGCTTGCCCCCGGCGCGGATATTTCTGCAAAGATACTGAATATCACACAAGGATTTTCCGCAGCCTTTGAAAACGCCTTGCCGAGCGTTTACCCGTTGGATTTGCTTGTCGGCATTGTCGGTGCGGTGATTATCCGCTTGATAGTCTATGTCAAAGGGAAAAACGCGAAGAAATACCGCAAGGGCGCGGAGTACGGCTCTGCCCGATGGGGAAACGCCGAAGATATAAAGCCCTACATAGACCCGGATTTCCAAAACAACATCATTTTGACGCAGACGGAACGGCTTACCATGAACAGCCGCCCGAAGCAGCCGAAGTACGCGAGAAATAAGAACGTCGTCGTGATCGGCGGCAGCGGCAGCGGAAAAACAAGATTTTTTGTCAAACCTAATCTAATGCAGCTTCATTCCTCTTACGTCTTAACCGACCCGAAAGGTACGGTTTTGATTGAGTGCGGGAAGCTGCTGCAACGGGCGGGCTACCGCATTAAGGTACTGAATACGATTAACTTCAAAAAATCTATGCACTACAACCCCTTTGTGTATATCCGCAGCGAGAAAGATATTTTGAAGCTGGTAAATACGTTGATAGCGAATACCAAAGGTGAGGGAGAAAAAAGCGCGGAGGATTTTTGGGTAAAGGCAGAACGGCTTTTGTATTGCGCGTTGGTGGGCTACATCTGGTACGAAGCCCCCGCCGAGGAAATGAACTTTATTACCCTGTTGGAACTTATCAACGCCAGCGAAGCCCGCGAGGACGACGAGGAATATCAAAGCCCCGTCGATTTGCTGTTTGCCGACTTGGAAGAACGCGACCCCGACCATTTCGCGGTGAAGCAGTACCGAAAATATAAATTGGCGGCGGGCAAAACCGCAAAATCAATCCTCATTTCTTGCGGTGCGAGGCTCGCTCCTTTTGATATAAAGGAATTGCGCGATCTTATGTCCTACGACGAATTAGAACTTGACACGTTAGGCGACAGAAAAACAGCTTTGTTTTTGATTATGAGCGATACGGACAGCACGTTTAATTTTGTTATCGCTATGCTGCAATCGCAGTTATTTAATCTCTTGTGCGACAAGGCCGACGACGAATACGGCGGCAAGCTGCCGGTTCATGTTCGCTGCCTGTTAGACGAGTTTGCAAACATTGGACAAATCCCGCAGTTTGAAAAATTGATTGCCACAATCCGCAGCCGGGAAATCTCGGCTTCTATCATTCTGCAATCGCAGAGCCAGCTAAAAGCCATTTACAAGGACGCGGCAGAAATCATACTTGACAATGCCGACAGCACCTTGTTTTTGGGAGGGCGCGGGAAAAATGCAAAGGATATTTCGGAGAACTTGGGACGTGAAACAATCGACAGTTTCAACACTTCCGAAAATCGCGGCACGCAGGTTTCTCATGGCCTCAATTATCAGAAATTGGGAAAGGAGTTGATGACACAGGACGAAATCGCAGTTATGGACGGAGGAAAATGTATTTTGCAGTTGCGCGGCGTGCGCCCCTTTTTCAGCGATAAGTACGATATAACGCAGCACCCGAACTACAAATACCTTTCCGACTTCGACAAGAAAAACGCTTTTGACGTTGAACGGTATATGTCCACCCGTCCGGCAATCGTAAAGCCCGACGAACCCTTTGACATATACGAAATAGATTTGTCCGACGAGGACGCAGCCGCCGAATAA
- a CDS encoding PcfB family protein, which yields MQEEVTQKTIALYVKVGKGAARLTEQALQKAIQKFLEQKSKPAHGKQTMRQLMKQNAGVSNIEITDSNIKAFESTAKKYNIDFSLKKVKGEQTRYLVFFKGRDADVMTAAFQEFSAKKLNREKKPSIRKALAAAKDKAKQLNAARDKVKKMDRGREI from the coding sequence TTGCAGGAGGAAGTAACCCAAAAAACGATTGCCCTATACGTCAAAGTGGGAAAAGGCGCGGCGCGGCTTACCGAACAGGCGTTACAGAAAGCAATCCAAAAGTTTTTGGAGCAGAAAAGCAAACCCGCGCATGGGAAACAGACCATGCGGCAGCTTATGAAGCAGAACGCGGGTGTTTCCAACATCGAGATCACCGACAGCAATATTAAAGCCTTTGAGAGTACGGCGAAGAAATACAACATAGATTTTTCGCTAAAAAAGGTTAAGGGCGAGCAGACCCGTTACCTTGTGTTTTTCAAAGGCCGGGACGCGGACGTTATGACCGCAGCGTTTCAAGAGTTTTCCGCAAAGAAGCTGAACCGGGAGAAAAAGCCCTCTATCCGCAAAGCCCTTGCCGCTGCAAAGGACAAGGCGAAGCAGCTTAACGCCGCCCGCGACAAGGTAAAGAAAATGGACAGGGGGCGCGAGATATGA
- a CDS encoding helix-turn-helix domain-containing protein translates to MAVFRVERNTGYTVMSNHHLRNKELSLKAKGLLSQMLSLPEDWDYTLAGLSHINREKIDAIREAVKELEKAGYIVRSRERDEKGRLRGADYVIYEQPQPREPEAATSGGQPPILDLPTLENPTLDNPTLEKPTQEKPTLENPTQLNKDILSKEQSITDLSSTDSIPFHSLNPLPFAHGEAATPPERKRTEAKSNSAVEIYREIIKDNIEYDHLIQNCKIDKDRLDEIVDLMLETVCTARKTIRIAGDDYPAELVKSKFLKLNSSHIEFVLDCMRENTTKVRNIKQYLKAVLFNAPSTIDSYYTALVNHDLYGGE, encoded by the coding sequence ATGGCAGTTTTCAGAGTGGAGCGAAATACGGGATATACCGTTATGAGCAACCACCACTTGCGAAACAAGGAATTGTCCTTAAAGGCAAAGGGCTTGTTGTCGCAAATGCTTTCGCTGCCCGAAGATTGGGATTATACCCTTGCGGGCTTATCCCATATCAACCGGGAGAAGATCGACGCAATCCGCGAAGCGGTAAAGGAACTCGAAAAAGCCGGATATATCGTGCGCAGCCGGGAGCGCGACGAAAAGGGACGCTTGCGGGGCGCAGATTACGTCATATACGAGCAGCCGCAGCCGCGAGAGCCGGAAGCAGCTACCAGCGGCGGACAGCCGCCTATATTGGATTTACCTACATTGGAAAATCCAACATTGGATAATCCAACGTTGGAAAAACCTACGCAGGAAAAACCTACGTTGGAAAATCCAACGCAATTAAATAAAGATATATTAAGTAAAGAACAATCAATTACTGATTTATCAAGTACCGATTCCATTCCTTTCCATTCCCTAAACCCCTTGCCCTTTGCGCATGGCGAAGCGGCTACGCCGCCGGAAAGGAAAAGAACGGAAGCGAAAAGCAATAGCGCAGTAGAGATTTACAGGGAGATTATCAAGGACAATATCGAATACGACCATCTCATTCAAAACTGCAAAATTGACAAAGACCGTTTGGACGAGATTGTTGACCTTATGCTGGAAACCGTCTGCACAGCCCGAAAGACAATCCGTATTGCCGGGGACGACTACCCCGCCGAATTGGTGAAATCCAAGTTTTTGAAGCTGAACAGCAGCCATATTGAGTTTGTTTTGGATTGCATGAGGGAGAACACAACCAAAGTGCGCAACATCAAGCAGTATCTAAAAGCGGTGCTGTTCAACGCGCCGAGTACCATTGACAGCTACTATACCGCCCTTGTCAATCACGACTTATACGGCGGCGAATGA
- a CDS encoding MFS transporter has protein sequence MKNRIYELKDFYILWSTQGLSQLGSTMTNFALTLWLYQATGSALQTALLSVCSYTPYVLMSIFAGAFSDKWDKKKTMLVCDTLAACCTLLVFGLLKAGLLCPWHLYLLNGINGLMNTVQSPASDVAVTLITPRKYYQKTSGLRSFSNSLITILHPMLATSFYAFGGMDFVIIVDLCTFFAAFLALLFGVKIPEADRKCEEKESLLESVKAGLYYLNENRLVLVLILFLAGVNLVASAFDAVLPAFILPRENGGEKILGIVTSFGGIAMLAGSLLVSVLPAPKDRIRLIVVTMMISLTTDNFLMSLTRTPFTWCVGQILGYTPVPFMNASLDVIVRSTIPMEMQGRVYACRNTLQFFTIPIGFLLGGWMVDQICEPFMARAGADSIAAMLFGQGKGSGAAMMIFLLGLTGMTVCLVFRKVLKKYRYQER, from the coding sequence ATGAAAAATAGAATATACGAATTGAAAGATTTTTACATTCTGTGGAGCACACAAGGACTGTCGCAGCTTGGAAGTACGATGACAAATTTTGCGCTGACTCTTTGGCTTTATCAGGCTACTGGATCAGCGCTTCAGACGGCGCTTTTGTCTGTCTGTTCTTATACGCCGTATGTCCTGATGAGCATTTTCGCGGGGGCGTTCAGTGATAAGTGGGATAAAAAGAAAACGATGCTGGTATGTGACACACTGGCAGCCTGCTGTACGCTTTTGGTGTTCGGATTGCTGAAGGCGGGCCTGCTGTGTCCCTGGCATCTGTACCTGCTGAATGGAATCAACGGACTTATGAATACGGTGCAGAGTCCTGCCAGTGATGTGGCAGTGACCCTGATCACTCCTAGAAAATATTATCAGAAGACCAGCGGTCTAAGATCCTTTTCTAATTCTCTGATCACGATTCTTCATCCGATGCTGGCAACATCCTTCTATGCGTTTGGCGGTATGGATTTTGTGATCATCGTGGATTTGTGTACATTTTTCGCGGCTTTTCTGGCGCTGCTGTTTGGAGTGAAGATTCCAGAAGCAGACAGAAAATGTGAAGAGAAGGAAAGTCTGCTGGAGTCTGTGAAAGCAGGGCTGTATTATCTGAACGAAAACAGGTTGGTACTGGTGTTGATCTTATTTTTGGCAGGCGTGAATCTAGTGGCCTCAGCATTTGACGCGGTGCTTCCCGCATTTATCCTGCCAAGAGAAAATGGAGGAGAGAAGATCTTAGGGATTGTTACCTCCTTTGGCGGGATTGCCATGCTGGCAGGAAGTCTTCTGGTGTCTGTACTGCCCGCTCCAAAAGACAGGATCCGTCTCATTGTGGTTACAATGATGATATCCTTGACTACAGATAATTTCCTGATGTCATTGACAAGAACGCCGTTTACCTGGTGTGTTGGACAAATACTAGGATATACGCCGGTACCTTTCATGAATGCCAGTCTGGATGTGATCGTAAGATCTACGATTCCAATGGAAATGCAGGGCAGAGTATACGCTTGCCGGAATACCTTGCAGTTTTTCACGATTCCTATAGGATTCCTCCTGGGAGGGTGGATGGTAGATCAGATCTGTGAGCCGTTTATGGCAAGAGCAGGAGCAGATAGTATTGCTGCAATGTTGTTTGGACAGGGAAAAGGTTCCGGTGCGGCAATGATGATCTTCCTGCTTGGGTTGACTGGAATGACGGTGTGCCTGGTGTTCAGGAAGGTGTTGAAGAAGTACCGGTATCAAGAGCGGTAG
- the rlmD gene encoding 23S rRNA (uracil(1939)-C(5))-methyltransferase RlmD, whose protein sequence is MKKGQIYEGIIETVEFPNKGKIYLPGEEKPVIVKNGIPGQKVRFSVNKIRGGRAEGRILEILESSPKEIPSPCPHFGLCGGCTYQTLPYEDQLQMKETQLKAMMDEAADTEYLWEGIKESPRRQEYRNKMEFSFGDEYKDGPLALGMHKRGSFHDIVNVPDCQIVDEDYRKILSCTLEYARSTGLPYYHRMRHEGFFRHLLVRKAVRTGEILIDQVTTTQSCSSKSAANGTDGFDGQSWVEALLALDLEGKIAGILHTRNDSVADVVKDEGTEILYGQDYFYEELLGLKFKITPFSFFQTNSLGAEVLYETVREYVGETKDKVIFDLYSGTGTIAQMLAPVAAKVVGVEIVEEAVEAAKENAGLNGLENCDFWAGDVLKVIDELGEKPDLIVLDPPRDGVNPKALDKIIRFGVERIVYIACKPTSLARDLEMLQGRGYQVERIAGVDLFPGTYHVETVALLSHKNLTAQSA, encoded by the coding sequence ATGAAAAAAGGGCAGATATATGAAGGAATCATCGAAACTGTAGAGTTCCCAAATAAAGGAAAGATCTATCTTCCGGGCGAAGAAAAGCCTGTGATCGTAAAAAATGGGATTCCGGGACAGAAAGTCCGGTTCTCGGTCAATAAGATCCGGGGAGGAAGAGCAGAAGGGAGGATCCTTGAGATCCTGGAATCCTCTCCTAAGGAGATCCCTTCGCCCTGCCCTCATTTTGGCCTGTGCGGAGGCTGTACCTACCAGACGCTGCCTTATGAAGATCAGCTTCAGATGAAGGAGACGCAGTTAAAAGCAATGATGGATGAGGCGGCAGATACCGAGTATCTCTGGGAAGGGATCAAAGAAAGTCCCAGAAGACAGGAATACCGCAATAAGATGGAGTTTTCCTTTGGGGATGAGTATAAAGACGGCCCGCTGGCGCTGGGGATGCACAAGCGGGGCAGTTTCCATGATATTGTAAATGTGCCGGACTGCCAGATCGTGGATGAAGATTACCGGAAGATCTTATCCTGTACGCTGGAGTACGCCAGAAGTACAGGGCTTCCCTACTACCATAGGATGCGGCACGAAGGGTTTTTCCGCCATCTTTTGGTGCGGAAAGCGGTCCGCACCGGAGAGATCTTGATCGACCAGGTAACGACCACGCAGAGTTGCTCCTCAAAATCGGCAGCAAATGGGACTGACGGTTTTGACGGTCAAAGCTGGGTGGAAGCATTGCTGGCGCTGGATCTGGAAGGGAAGATCGCGGGAATCCTCCACACCAGGAACGACAGTGTGGCGGACGTGGTAAAGGACGAGGGAACGGAAATTCTCTATGGCCAGGATTATTTCTATGAAGAATTGCTGGGATTGAAATTCAAGATCACACCATTTTCCTTCTTCCAGACCAACTCCCTGGGAGCCGAGGTGCTGTACGAGACGGTACGGGAGTATGTGGGAGAGACGAAAGACAAAGTGATCTTCGATCTATACAGCGGAACTGGAACCATCGCCCAGATGCTGGCGCCGGTAGCGGCGAAAGTGGTGGGCGTGGAGATCGTGGAAGAGGCAGTGGAAGCGGCGAAAGAAAACGCTGGTCTGAATGGCCTTGAAAACTGCGATTTCTGGGCCGGAGACGTGCTGAAGGTGATCGATGAACTGGGAGAAAAACCAGATCTGATCGTCCTGGACCCGCCCAGAGACGGGGTGAATCCAAAGGCTTTGGATAAGATCATCCGGTTTGGGGTGGAACGGATCGTATATATCGCCTGTAAGCCGACCAGCCTGGCAAGGGATCTGGAGATGCTGCAGGGGAGAGGCTATCAGGTGGAGCGGATCGCGGGGGTAGATTTGTTTCCGGGGACGTATCATGTGGAGACGGTAGCGTTGCTTTCCCACAAAAACCTGACAGCACAATCAGCGTAA
- a CDS encoding NYN domain-containing protein, which translates to MDGQYYALLIDADNVSAKYIKPILTELSKYGNITYKRIYGDWTSTQHSSWKDELLKNSIMPIQQFSYTQGKNATDSAMIIDAMDILYTNAIDGFCIVSSDSDFTRLVSRLRESGKTVIGMGENKTPEPFRKACDKFTILENLLNEQEPGTEQESHDALSKEKIEDAVIKMIIENQDSNRITGLGEVGSRLVSLYPDFDVRSYGYNMLSKFLEEFSRIQMVKKGNIVSVILKEDEGRKADIDRYVRRMVKDAGRSGIELSTLGNRVYEKYKDFKINDYGYSQFNQYVKSLPNIRVEKDGTILNAVYRE; encoded by the coding sequence ATGGACGGACAATATTACGCGCTGCTGATCGATGCGGACAATGTTTCCGCAAAGTATATCAAGCCGATACTGACAGAGCTTTCTAAATATGGAAATATCACATACAAAAGGATCTATGGGGACTGGACCAGCACCCAGCATTCCAGCTGGAAGGACGAGCTTTTGAAGAATTCGATCATGCCTATCCAGCAATTCAGCTATACCCAGGGGAAGAACGCTACGGATTCCGCGATGATCATCGATGCAATGGATATTCTGTATACCAATGCTATCGACGGCTTCTGCATTGTGTCCAGCGACAGTGATTTTACAAGACTTGTGAGCAGGCTGCGGGAGAGCGGCAAGACGGTCATTGGCATGGGGGAGAATAAAACGCCGGAGCCATTTCGGAAAGCCTGCGACAAATTTACCATTCTTGAAAACCTGCTGAATGAACAGGAGCCTGGAACGGAACAGGAGTCTCATGACGCGCTGAGCAAAGAGAAGATCGAGGACGCGGTGATCAAGATGATCATTGAGAATCAGGACAGCAACCGCATTACCGGGCTTGGAGAAGTGGGAAGCCGTCTGGTCAGCCTGTATCCGGATTTCGACGTCCGCAGTTACGGCTACAATATGCTGTCTAAGTTCCTGGAAGAATTTTCCCGGATCCAGATGGTGAAAAAAGGAAACATCGTATCCGTGATCCTGAAAGAAGACGAGGGACGGAAAGCGGATATTGACCGGTATGTGCGCAGAATGGTGAAAGACGCAGGCAGGAGCGGAATCGAGCTGAGTACGCTGGGAAACCGGGTTTATGAGAAATATAAGGATTTTAAGATCAATGATTATGGTTATTCTCAGTTTAACCAATATGTCAAAAGTCTTCCCAATATCCGGGTGGAAAAAGACGGCACCATCCTAAACGCCGTTTACCGGGAATAA
- a CDS encoding DUF4366 domain-containing protein, with protein sequence MSKVEDIIAATKLSELVNKKDEDKQSKTVLWILAIVGAVAAIAAIAYAVYCFFTPDYLEDFEEDFEDDFDDDFFNDEDQV encoded by the coding sequence ATGAGTAAAGTAGAGGATATTATTGCGGCAACAAAATTAAGTGAGTTAGTAAATAAAAAGGACGAAGACAAACAGAGCAAAACGGTTCTTTGGATACTTGCTATCGTAGGCGCGGTGGCAGCCATCGCGGCGATCGCCTATGCGGTATATTGTTTCTTTACCCCCGATTATCTGGAGGACTTTGAGGAAGACTTTGAGGATGATTTTGATGACGATTTCTTCAATGATGAAGATCAGGTGTAA
- the pcrA gene encoding DNA helicase PcrA, which produces MSIYDTLNDRQKEAVLHTEGPLLILAGAGSGKTRVLTHRIAYLIEEKGVNPWNILAITFTNKAAGEMRERVDRLVGFGSESIWVSTFHSMCVRILRRHIELLGYDTNFTIYDTDDQKTLMKDVCRLLNVDTKIFRERTLLSSISKAKNELITPEEFQLQAGGDFGLKKVAEIYTEYEKQMRANNALDFDDLLLKTVQLFQTHKEVLDYYQERFRYIMVDEYQDTNTVQFELVRLLASKYRNLCVVGDDDQSIYKFRGANIKNILNFEQFFQDAAVIKLEQNYRSTETILNAANGVISHNKGRKEKTLWTENGKGEAIQFRQFDTAYDEAEYIVDDIRRQVEQGEGAYQDYAILYRTNAQSRMFEEKFVTANIPYKIVGGVNFYARREIKDLLAYLKTIDNGKDDLAVRRIINVPKRGIGLTSINRVQEYAARREIGFYDALLGADLIPDIGRGLSKLESFAALMERFKRDAAEMTISDLLQEILDETGYIESLQAEGEEEAEARIENIDELRNKIAAYEEACQEQDEPASLSGFLEEVALVADIDDLDENSDYVVLMTLHSAKGLEFPHVYLAGMEDGLFPSYMTITSDDPEEVEEERRLCYVGITRAQEKLTLTCARRRMVRGETQYNKMSRFLKEIPLELLSTGAVFKREETEEKEKPRFQSAYQQARQAFHTKAFAGVKQGKQFGSPAGHLDYQEGDRVRHVKFGDGTVTAIVEGGRDYEVTVDFDGPGTKKMFAAFAKLVKI; this is translated from the coding sequence TTGAGTATATACGATACATTGAACGACAGACAAAAAGAAGCGGTGCTCCATACGGAAGGACCGCTTCTGATTCTTGCGGGGGCGGGATCTGGCAAAACCCGTGTTCTGACTCACAGGATCGCGTATTTGATCGAAGAAAAAGGAGTCAATCCCTGGAATATCCTTGCTATTACATTTACAAACAAGGCGGCGGGAGAAATGCGGGAAAGGGTGGATCGGCTGGTAGGCTTTGGCTCAGAAAGTATCTGGGTGAGCACCTTTCATTCTATGTGCGTGCGGATCCTGCGCAGACACATTGAACTGCTGGGATATGACACGAATTTTACCATTTACGATACGGATGACCAGAAAACATTGATGAAGGACGTGTGCCGCCTGCTGAATGTGGACACAAAGATTTTCCGGGAGCGGACGCTTTTGTCGTCCATCTCTAAAGCCAAAAATGAACTGATCACGCCGGAAGAGTTCCAGCTCCAGGCAGGGGGAGATTTTGGCCTGAAGAAAGTAGCTGAAATCTACACAGAGTATGAGAAACAGATGCGGGCCAATAACGCCCTTGACTTTGATGATCTGTTGCTGAAGACGGTCCAGTTATTCCAGACCCATAAGGAGGTACTGGACTATTATCAGGAGCGGTTCCGCTATATCATGGTAGATGAGTACCAAGACACCAATACCGTGCAGTTTGAGCTGGTCCGCCTTCTTGCGTCCAAGTACCGGAATCTGTGCGTGGTGGGAGACGACGACCAGTCGATCTATAAATTCCGGGGCGCTAATATCAAGAATATCCTGAATTTTGAGCAGTTTTTCCAAGACGCCGCAGTCATTAAGCTGGAACAGAATTACCGTTCCACGGAAACCATCCTTAATGCGGCAAATGGAGTGATCAGCCACAACAAAGGCCGGAAAGAAAAGACGCTGTGGACGGAAAACGGAAAAGGCGAGGCGATCCAGTTCCGGCAGTTTGATACGGCCTATGATGAAGCGGAATATATTGTGGACGATATCCGGCGGCAGGTAGAACAAGGAGAAGGCGCTTATCAGGATTACGCGATCCTCTATCGGACCAACGCTCAGTCCCGGATGTTTGAAGAAAAGTTTGTAACAGCCAATATCCCATATAAGATCGTAGGCGGCGTCAACTTTTATGCCCGGCGTGAGATCAAAGACCTGCTGGCTTACTTAAAGACAATCGATAATGGGAAGGACGATCTGGCGGTCCGCCGGATTATTAACGTCCCTAAACGGGGCATCGGACTGACTTCCATCAATCGAGTGCAGGAATATGCGGCCCGGCGTGAGATCGGATTCTATGATGCGCTGCTGGGAGCGGACCTGATCCCGGATATCGGCCGGGGATTATCCAAACTGGAGTCTTTTGCGGCGCTGATGGAACGGTTTAAGCGGGATGCGGCAGAGATGACCATCTCAGATCTTCTGCAGGAGATCCTGGATGAGACAGGATATATCGAAAGCCTTCAGGCAGAAGGGGAGGAAGAAGCGGAAGCCAGGATTGAAAATATTGACGAACTGCGAAATAAGATCGCGGCCTACGAAGAAGCCTGCCAGGAACAGGACGAGCCGGCTTCTTTAAGCGGATTCTTAGAGGAAGTAGCCCTGGTGGCAGATATCGACGATCTGGATGAAAACAGCGACTATGTAGTGCTGATGACGCTGCACAGCGCCAAAGGGCTTGAATTCCCCCATGTGTATCTAGCTGGAATGGAGGACGGATTGTTCCCCAGCTATATGACTATCACTTCTGACGATCCGGAAGAGGTGGAGGAAGAGCGGCGGCTGTGCTACGTGGGAATCACCAGAGCACAGGAAAAGCTGACGCTGACCTGTGCCAGAAGAAGAATGGTCCGGGGAGAGACCCAGTATAATAAAATGTCCCGGTTTTTAAAAGAGATTCCTTTAGAATTACTTTCCACCGGCGCTGTATTTAAGAGAGAAGAGACAGAAGAGAAGGAAAAGCCTAGATTTCAAAGCGCTTATCAGCAAGCCAGACAGGCCTTTCATACAAAGGCGTTTGCCGGAGTGAAGCAAGGGAAACAATTCGGCAGCCCGGCTGGACATCTGGACTATCAAGAAGGAGACCGGGTGCGCCATGTAAAATTTGGCGACGGTACGGTGACGGCAATCGTTGAAGGCGGCAGAGACTACGAAGTGACGGTGGATTTTGACGGGCCGGGCACGAAGAAAATGTTTGCGGCTTTTGCAAAACTGGTAAAAATTTGA
- a CDS encoding DUF3783 domain-containing protein: MKSVVLCYNLKGTAKGKKIGMIFGFLGFKVRAVDKEQYLWPIGALTGMEEPELEPEVYDGDGFPEEMLVIQAETEDMLDKAIFLMQKDRVQVGLKAVVTASNQKWTSLALHDEIKKEHEIMKRREAERKG; encoded by the coding sequence ATGAAATCAGTAGTTTTATGCTATAATCTCAAGGGCACGGCTAAGGGAAAGAAGATAGGGATGATCTTTGGATTCTTAGGATTCAAGGTCCGCGCCGTGGACAAGGAGCAGTATCTGTGGCCCATCGGAGCGCTGACAGGCATGGAAGAGCCGGAACTGGAACCGGAAGTTTACGATGGAGATGGATTCCCGGAAGAAATGCTGGTGATCCAGGCGGAAACAGAAGACATGCTGGACAAGGCGATCTTTTTGATGCAGAAGGATCGGGTGCAGGTTGGGCTGAAAGCGGTAGTGACGGCTTCCAATCAAAAATGGACATCTCTGGCGCTCCATGATGAGATCAAGAAAGAGCATGAGATCATGAAGAGGCGGGAAGCGGAAAGGAAAGGATAG